AACACGGCGGCCTCGATCACGCCGGCGGCACGCAGCTCCTAGTGCCGGACGGCGAAGGAGCGCAGGTGCAGGTTGCAGACGGGGCAGCCGGCGAACCGGCGGAACTGCAGGTGCAGCAGCCCGCCGGCGGGAACGGGCGGGAGCTCGGCGCCGGTGGTGTCGGTGGTCGGGAGGATCGGGGCGGTGGTGCCGGACTGCAGTCGGGACACGGTGGCTCCTCGTAGGTGTAGACCGTACGCCTAAAACTGTAGGCGTATGCCCTACGCTGTCAAGTCGTGCCCCGCCCACGCTCCCTGACGACCCGCCAGCTCGCCGCCGCCGCGCTCACCGTGATCGACCGCGACGGCCTCCCGGCGCTGTCCATGCGCACCGTCGCCGCCGAGCTGGACCGGCGCACCATGGCGCTCTACCGCTACGTCGAGGACCGCGCGGAACTGGAGTGCCTGGTGGTGGACCTGGCGCTCGGCACCGTCCTGGACCAGGCCGCCCGCACCACGCCGCCGGCCGCCGCCCGGCCCGTGCCGCCGCGGGAGCGGCTGCTGGAGCTGCTGCAGCTGATGCGCGAGGCGGTCGGCGCGCACCCGGGCGTGCTGCCGCTGGTGGTCCGGCACCACGGGGGCTGCCTGCCCGCGCTGCGCTGGCGCGAGTGGCTGCTGGAGGCGCTGGCCGCCGCCGGGCTGGACGGACCGCACCGGTCGGCGGCGCTGCACGCGCTGGTCTCGTACGTGATCGGCGCGCTGGAGCTGGAGCACCGGCCGGCCGAGGACCGCGCCGGGCTCGCCGCGCCGGACGCGTTCCCGCTGCTGGCCGCCGCACTGCCCGGCGCCGCCGACCCCCGGCAGGTGTA
The DNA window shown above is from Streptomyces sp. TLI_171 and carries:
- a CDS encoding TetR/AcrR family transcriptional regulator C-terminal domain-containing protein gives rise to the protein MPRPRSLTTRQLAAAALTVIDRDGLPALSMRTVAAELDRRTMALYRYVEDRAELECLVVDLALGTVLDQAARTTPPAAARPVPPRERLLELLQLMREAVGAHPGVLPLVVRHHGGCLPALRWREWLLEALAAAGLDGPHRSAALHALVSYVIGALELEHRPAEDRAGLAAPDAFPLLAAALPGAADPRQVYLDGARAVLDGLRIA